Genomic window (Drosophila sulfurigaster albostrigata strain 15112-1811.04 chromosome 2R, ASM2355843v2, whole genome shotgun sequence):
ATGCTAAGAACTTACTTTCATCCAATTCAACGAGAATAAAGAATAGGTTAAAATAGgattaacaaaaaaagtaactCGGAATTAAAAGTCAAATTAAACCTTAAATAATATAGTACAGTCAAACTATTCCTTAAATTTACAACATAGTAACATTCAACTGAAATTCATACAATTGTTAAATAAGTAACCAAAAATGTTGACCGCTTGTCCAGAAGAATTACCCAATCCGCACAAGAATTGCCTGAGGGAGATGCTTAATACGCTGATCTGCAATGATCAGGATGTCAAGCGTTTGAACATTGAGTTAAGGAATATGCAGGTTGAGCTCAAGGAAGAATTGAGGAAAAAACGAAACTGAGTCTAAAATTTGCTCTTCTGAGAAGAAGTTAAATAACCGTGCAGAGCCTAGAGTTTGTGATAGCGATGACCCCAAGACAGAGTTCTCTAAACGCATCATCAACTTGAGCGAGATTAAGCATTTCTATACGAAACGCTGTGAGGAAATTCGCAAGCGTCGTGATAATATTATAATCTATGGTCGACAGTGTATGCGAGCCTATAACGAGGAGAAGTGTAAATTCAAGTCTTTCCACGAGAACACCATTGATTACATAAAACGCACGGCAACTTTGTCACAGGATCAGCAAGTCGTTCAACGCTGCGAGCGTGATATTTGCGAGATGCACAAGAGATTCGTCAAGGAAGTGGCCAATCTAAAGCAATGCGAGTCGCAGCTGCAATCATTCTTTAAACTGCTCAAAGACTCGGATCCAAATACTTATTGCGAGTGCTGTTGCTTTAAGGATTACGATTGGTTACCACAGGGTAAAAAGTTGGAAGCAGTTGAAAATGTATCCACtgaattaaaagtgaaaatggGCAAGGTTTTGGTGAGTGCTTTGGCTCAGCTGCACACTCATATGCCGCAGGACATGCACGGATTTTTAGCTGGTTATTTGATGAATGTTGAGCGCAACGAGCAAGAAGTGAAGGAGAAACTTGATATATTTCAAGATCATGTGGAATTCCAAGAGAAAGAGCTTCCGGATCCAACTTTCCACTGTGATACTGATTGCCCTAAGTCACAGTGATTCGTCTGagctattaattttaaattcacttgttaaatgttgcaaataaatagcaatcgcatttcaattcaattttgtaatttaatagttgtatatttaatatttcaatacaaATAGACGTACATAATAGGGTAAAATTTCTAATTCATATATATGGTATTAAGTACATTATCTTAGATGAAATACAATTCAGTAATGCTCAAGCATTTTGCTTCACAAAGGAAATCACATTTAGAgttgttgttaattgtttttatgttttgtgtaATTAGGCTCTCAGATCATTTACTACGGACTTTGGGTTTAAATTTGAACCAACTTTCGAACATTCAAATGctacaaacattttattatgttatttcGAATTAATATGGGCTTTTACGTGGAATAAGAATTTGGCTTACTCCTTCTTCTTGCGACGATTGCCACGACGAGTGCTCGACGTTGGTTCCTTGTCGGTGATGCCAGTGATGGAGGCGCCAGCTAAATCAGTGTTGGCCATTTTCTGTTGAGTATCCAGAAAAAACATGACATCACGCAGTTGTTCCTGCAGTTCAGAAACCTCTTTGTCGTGAGTGTGTTTGAACTCGTTGTACTGCTTCTCCAGGGTCTTGTATTTAACATGCCACGAGCTCTGATTAGTCTGCAAGGCCTTTGACAGCTCACGCTCCTCGGCCAACTGTTTAGTCATCTCTTTAAGCCTAGgatgaaaaagaaatttgaaCAAGATCTTGACCATCGAAAAAACAAACCACTTACTTTGTCCCGTGGTGTGCCAGTTTTCGTTCTAGATTCTGCTTCTCTTTCACCATGGCTTGCTGCGTTTGCTGCAGCTCATCGATCTCCGTCGTTTTTTCACTCGCAGATGTCTTGTCTTTCTGCCACTCCTGCTCCTTACGTTCGATTAGATCCTCATAGTACTTGCGTTGAGTTTCCATCTGTGCAGTTAACAAATATGTGAACTCCATTTGCATAGAGTCGATTTTATCTTCGCGCTCATCCTTCTCCGTTTGGGAGGCCACCAGCTTGCCATCcgatttattttgaaagaGACGATGCACAAAATTATCACCAGCATAATCCCACACACTTGAGGTACCCAATTGCATGGCAAACGTGTGATTTGTCGCACGAAAATGCGCTGCTGCATGTCCGCCTTGATAGCGACCGCAACCCACATGACCACAGATCAAGCATATCCACAGAGAATCGATGCCCTCACATTCCATGCACACCGAATCCTCTACCAGCTCGGGAGTTTGCACATGACGGCACACCGGGCAAGTGGAGTCGCCCCATTTCATCAGGCAGCTAGCGTGGAAAGCGTGATTACACAGTATGGTTAAGACGCCATCGACGCTCTCGTCCATGCGCTCCAGGCACACGGGGCACGTGGGCAGCTCAGTGTGTCCAAACGGTGGCAATCCGTGTTCACCACGCTCTACAGCCGACACCCAGACGGCATGGCAAAGTGAGTCCGGCTCTAGGGAGTTGTATGCAATGCCATTGTAGGATTTATAAAACTCCAACGCAGCTTCATTCGAACGGAATCTGTGGTGAGAACAAACACATTAGAAGTTGTTAAACTCTCATAATTAGGAACTTACTCTAGCAGTACCATAAACTGATTGGGGCTGCCATCGCGTACAATGCGCACATGCCTGATCACAGCATGACATGGTGCAATAAAGTTGAGCAAATCATGACAGTTCAAAGTCGCGGGCACAGCCAGCAAACACAGTTGATTGGAGGGGGGCCTCCTTTATTGCCTTGCGCTCACTGCAAATAGAAGTAAGTGAATACAATGCAACTCCATACCAAGCAGCATACTTACTTCGTCTTGTACAGATGAATGATGCCTTTGGTTACCTCCACAATAGGATTTCCCGAAAAATAACCGATTTCCTTTGGAAAGTTCGAGGCTGTAGCACCCGGTTTTGACTCATCGCCGTTACGTGGTGTAGTTTCACGTGAACTGCCCGCCGTCGGACTATTCGTCGTGTGCTGCTGCAGTGCAGCGGACCAGTTCATCTTGGTCGCCTCGTTCTCAGCTCCTGCGCTCAATTCTCGAGTCCAACGTTGATTCGTGTACGTCTCGATGACAATGTCGCGAGCCTGTCGCAGTCCACGATCGCGTTCACGCTCTTTCTGTACCCGCGGATTGGTGGGATGCTCGGAGGAAACAGCGCCTTCTTGCTCTGCAAGGGGTCAAGTGAAAATTGCGTGTTGTGTGAGTTCAAGTTTTCTTTGTCTCTGCGTTTTTGCAGACTGAGTAAGGGCCATTTACCTGCGCTGGCTTCCAAATCGATCTCGATTTTGATAACACACAATGAAATGTTTTCTAGCATTACACAGGCATAATTTCAATCAATACAATACCAAAAATCATCAtattaagttgtttttaaACAGACTTTACACTTTTCGTTAACGAATTCACAACAAAAACTAAGCGTGACCGCAGTTGAATTTCACAATATACTGATAAATATTTGCGAAAAATAACATTAGCTGGTTACACTTAGCAggttgaattgaaatttaaaaagaaatgcgggtaaataaaaaaagaatactttTACGTGTTAATAATTTCGATAAAATGTAAAACCATGTCACTGCATACGCCATAAAAAGTACTGCTATCAACAATAATATCACTGATaacaatgcaaatatatttaccCGTTTTTAAATCCATTTGATTTTGAATATTACTTTCCAAGATCAGAAATGTTTGAAATAAGGCGATTGAATTATATTAGTGAACTAGTTTAGAACAAAAGTTGGATATAGTTGTGGATATTTGTacacttacatatattatttataaatgataaaaGTAAAGTATGTGTTCCACAATATTCTCATCGTTTCTTAAAAAATGAGCCACAAAAatcaatgtggtatatttgttgGTGTAAATAAgtgcatttttaaatacaagttAGCGGCCACGCTAGtgaaacagcaaaaaaatcaAGATGGCCCACCGGTCACGACGggattattgaattattttatgttttgtgtacacaaatacacaacaaATCGATTTTTTGCCAGATTCTGGACAAACTACTTTAACAGACGACATAAGAGTGCAAAAAGCCGATAATTTCAACGACTACGACGGCATGTTATTGGGCTTAAACGAGCTGACTACAACACGACGCCTTTTGTTTATTGTGGCTGTTTTGGTGATTGTACTATATGCAAAAATCCATATATTGCCCGTTCTGGAGTGGTACTGGACAGCGATTAGCTTATAGCCGTTATAAAGATGACGGACCGACGcgtttcatatttttacaatGCCGATGTCGGCAATTTTCACTATGGTGCCGGGCATCCGATGAAGCCACAACGTTTGGCGGTCACCCACAGTCTGGTTATGAACTACGAGCTGCACAAAAAGATGAAGATCTACCGTCCATACAAGTAAGTTATAGGTACAAACAGCTGGGCCAACATATATTGACTTATTTACTCTCTACCGCAGAGCTAGTGCACAGGACATGCTTCGATTCCATAGCGATGAATATATCGCCTATCTACAGCAAGTAACTCcacaaaatattcaatgtAATTGTAAGTGAAACTAAAAGTTAATCAGCATAATCACTTCActaattattacaattataattgCAGCCGTTGCCTATACCAAGTATTTGGCACACTTTAGCGTTGGCGAGGATTGTCCCGTATTTGATGGTCTCTTCGATTTCTGCGCCATGTACACAGGTGCTTCGCTTGAGGGCGCCCAGAAGTTGAATCACAATCACAGCGATATCTGCATTAATTGGTCGGGCGGCTTGCATCATGCCAAGAAGTTTGAAGCCTCGGGCTTTTGTTATGTCAACGACATTGTCATTGGCATCTTGGAGCTGCTCAAATATCATCCCCGCGTGCTTTACATTGACATTGATGTACATCATGGCGACGGCGTGCAGGAGGCATTCTATTTAACGGATCGCGTGATGACTGCATCGTTTCACAAATACGGCAACTATTTCTTTCCCGGCACCGGTGATATGTACGAGCTGGGTGCGGAATCTGGTCGTTACTACAGCGTCAACGTGCCACTCAAGGAGGGCATCGATGATCAGAGCTACTTTCAGGTTTTTAAGCCTATCATCTCAGCTATTATGGACTTCTATCGGCCAACGGCAATTGTCTTACAATGTGGTGCAGATTCATTGGCTGGCGATCGTCTGGGTTGTTTTTCGCTTAGCACACGCGGTCATGGTGAATGCGTCAAGTTCGTCAAGGAACTAAATGTGCCTACTTTGGTCGTGGGCGGCGGTGGTTACACTTTGCGCAATGTGGCTCGCTGCTGGACACATGAAACCTCGCTTCTGGTGGATCAGGAGATAGCCAACGATTTGCCACCAACGGAATATTACGATTTCTTTGCGCCTGACTTTACGTTGCATCCGGATGTCAATTCGCGGCAGGATAATGCGAATTCCAAGCAGTATTTGGAGTTGATTGTCAAGCATGTTTATGAGAATCTGAAAATGTGCCAGCACTCGCCCAGTGTGCAAATGGTGCAAACGCCGCCCGACGTTGATATGGAGGAGCTGCGCATGAGGGAAGAAACGGATCCCGATGTGCGTATGTCACAAGCGGATGAGGACAAGCTAGTCGAAGCGAAAAATGAGTTTTACGATGGTGATCAAGATCAGGACAAGCCCGATTCGGTAGAAAGCTAAGAACACTATTTAGATTTAAGCACACAATGCagcaaaataagaaaatatatgcGCCACAATTTGGCTTTAAATTAGACACAGATAtgatgtatttttatttatgattatatttaaagatatatattgCCGAGCGAAACTGGACTGAGAGATGAATGCAGTTTGTACCATACAACATTTATACACGGAGGATTACTTAATAGTGATTACAAATTGatcaaaattgatttgaatactcaaatattcgatttatttCGCAATCACTACTATTACTAGAACTGGGAAAACAATTGTCCGCAAGTGAGCTTGAAGAAGCTCTATTTTTTTAGTGACAGGGGTATACAATTCTTTTCcagtaataaaaaataatgagagAATATTATAGTAACAAAATCCACCTACATATATATCGCGATTTACCAGCCCGTTGTTGTATTCGCCAAACGTCGCATGCGTCGTGTATTTCGATCCTGATCGCGTATCTTCTTCTCCATCTCGGCATCAGTTAGCGTCTCTAGGAATGGCGCCCAGGCGTCCGCATCACTTGGATTACGAAACGGTACATCGATAGTGGATAAAGGAGCCTCGCTGAATGCATAGGTGCGGCAATGCCACGATAACTGACCGCGTATGCTGTATGCGATCGCCGTCACAAATTCGCCGCCTAGTCCCAATTCAGCGCACAGCTTGATGGCAAACTCTTCAGGATTGTTGTTCTTCTCGGACATGTCCCACTCAACCTGATCGACCAGGGAGGTGTTGCCAACGTGAATATTAAGTTTGACAATGACACGCTGATCGCAGCTCTCCTCTAGAATTGGTGGATCGTTAGGAAACGCTTCGATTTGTTGGCGAATTGCTTGGGCAATTGCTGGAACAAATGGCAGGGGATTCAGGTCGAGATCATCACACAGGACCTCGGCAAACTGTTCGGGTGTTATCATGCTCTCATTCTTGTTCCATGTGAAAGTATCACGCAGTTTCTGTCCCTCCAGCTCCATGTCCAGGCGTATGGGAACCAGACATTCCTTTTGTGCTGCATTTTCCAGACTTGCCGTTGGATCTGTGTCGTCAAAACACATGGGAAACGTGCGCACCTTCTTGGTATGCACCCGGTTACGATTTATGGGTGTGGCCTGAGGCACTGCATCCAAATGACTTGAATTGGGCATCGTTGGAACGTATTGTGGTTGCTTCTTTGACTTGCTCTCACGCGGCACAGGTGTGTCGGATGTGTTCACCGAAACAGCGCGATATCTAAAAATGGCATATTGTACTTAATACAGTCACATGAAATGTTTACCGGGCGTAACTTACTTTTCGTCATTACCGGCCATAATGTCATCGACTTCGACAGCACGCAGCAACGACACTGAGCTCGCTAATATGTGTGAACTTAGCCCGGAGTCAGCCAAACGCTTGCGTTCCTCGTTGGAGAGCACAATTCGTGTCATCCCAGGATACTTCTTGTACAGGATGCCGCGAAAATGGCGCATATAATTGCCCACCTCGGAGCCCACATAATAATACTCGCCGCCCTCTTCCAGTTGGAATGCCACCGGCTTATCACCGTACGTCTGCAGCGCCATCTTCTCAGCTTACGTTGTTAACTTAAGCTCTACACTTTCCACACTTTTCACAATTGCTTTtcttttatctatttattttatcagcCAATTTTTGCagacaaatattttttcatgCGAACGGAGACATGGCGTCGTTAAGGTGACAAGTAGTGTGACCGCAGCTgcaatttagaaaatatattcatttgcgtcaaaatataccgatacGTAGTCGATTGTTAGCAAGGGTGGCAACATATACGGGAGTTGCAATCACGCGAAGTGGCAgcctaaacacacacaaaaaagtggCAACACTGTAAGTCGTATGGTGCCGCAGAATTGTGATTGAGATATagtttgatttaattgaaGATGTCTTTAATACGCggttttgctgttgccattaCTATGGCCAAGCCCATGAATAGAACTGGCACAGGTATGAGTATCGAAATAAACCTACTTCATACATTAATCCCGATGTTTTGGCAGTTCAAACATGCCGTCACATCAAACGTTGGGTCTCTCCGACGTTACGTGAGCTCGCACACCGCGTACAGAAACTAGGACCCCAAAAAACCAGAGCCCCGTGCAGGCTTCATCGAATGGAATTACCGCTCTGAgctgtttgcttttggcaAGCGTTTAAATGAGGAGTTCCAACTACCCCTGCTACAGACCGCATTTACAGAGCGCACATACGCGCATCAGGAACAGGAGCGACAACGGAAACTGGGTATTGCTGAGTCGGATTTGCATACAGCTGACAATGTTGAACTTGCTGCCAAGGGAGCACATATTGCCAAAGCCTATATTGACGCGTATGTTCAGCATTCGTTGCCCAAAGTGCCGGTGATTGGCCAAAAAAGCGATTACTTCATACCTGCTGAGCACGGAAACTTTAGCTCACGTCTCCACACATTTGGGCACCAAGGATTTAATCTTTGCCAGCGAGTACCCGCCCAGCAATGAAACGCTGGCGAATACACTGAATGCTGTGATTGGTGCCTTAGCGGATTCAAGTGGCGTGGAGCGCGCTTTTCTCTTTGTGCGCGATTTCATTTGCACGCAGCTTAATCAAAAGGATTTGCTGGATATATGGACACCAGAGCAACCACTGCAGTTGCTAGACGAAGTGTGTGCGCAGCGCAAGCTGGGTGAGCCAGAGCCCCGCCTGCTGGGCGATTGCGGCAAGAACACAGTGCTGTCCGCATTCCATGTGGGCATCTATTCCAATCGCCAACTGCTTGGCAAGGGATTCGGCGAAGATGTGAAGACAGCTACAGAGACAGCAGCAATCGACGCACTGCAAACCCTCTTCGATCTTCACGACAATCGACGTCCATTCGATTTCGGGATTCAACTGGAGACGAAACATGTGAGGCTAGAGGCGTAGATAATTTGAGAGATCAAATGAGATGTtcgttaaatatatatttttaatttgtccTAAACACATGTACTTCCTGAATGATGAATATATTAACTTGGTTGAGTTGCAAATATGGCAAACTACGATAATAACAACTCTGCTAGTAAATCTGCTTAATCGCTGTCATCGCGTGTCGACGACGCTCCACCAACGGGTGGCGCATTAACATCGTCTGGTTTCGATTCCAGCGAAAAGGGCGGTATCTTGCAGTCGAAGGAGTAACCATCCTCACGTTCCAAACGGAAGGTACCCCACATATGACCACTGGGCGCCTGCAGGCTCACATGACTACTGTACTGGAACGCGGGCAATCGTGGACTGAGTATGGGCTCCTGGCCAACAACCCCGCGTCCACGCACCGTCTCCAAAGTGCCCGACAATGAGAAGATACGCCAATGTCGCTCACGCAGCTGAACGCTCAGCTCACCCAGATTCTCCAAGCGAATGCAGTAACGCCACTAAAAGGAAAGAAGAAACCATTTGTTAGGTGTATTTCTAGCAATCCTCTCCGGCTCTAACTCACCCAGTAGACGGAAGAGGCAGGCGTCTCGCGGCAACCCATATAGAAGGGTATGACGGTGATGCGAACATTCTCCGTGGTCTCCTTGTGAACATCGCTCATGTCCAGCCAAGGATGATTCTTCTCTTGCCACGCCTTGAGCGTTTCTTGGCTCACAAAAGGCGGCTCGGCGTCTGGCGTATGCGTCAAAAACTTGTCGAATAGTTCATGCTGCAACGGCTGCTTATCGTTGGACGAATAGGGCATGATGTCATCGTGCGCCACATAATCCAGTCCAGGTATAGCATACAGGCTGCGATTCGAATCCTGATTGCCCAGAAAAGTAACAGCCTCCGTTTGCGCGCGCTAAAAGggaatttatttagtttcgtCAAGGAAATGATGAAGTCAACACTTACAATATGTGGACAGTCCCGGGTATCGATGAGCACCTGATAAAATGTCTGCGTTTTACCCTTAACCTCTTTGGCATCAACTGCGCttgctttattattgttgttgttgttgcttgttatcGGAGTCGCGGTACCCACTTTGGTGGTACTCTGCTGTGCATCGGCAGCAGTGTTGGTGCTGGTGCTCGCTTgccatgctgctgctgaagctgcAGCATCTGCTTGAGGtgctgcacttgtt
Coding sequences:
- the LOC133839113 gene encoding polymerase delta-interacting protein 2; translation: MGLLLHVFKWDKRWQLLHKCDILVKRSIKKQAASSTKLAEVGRLLDAKEGKYDTGQLFLHRIFGYRGVILFPWTARVYDRDLHNPSRQTTTTTTTVTAAATTTPATSNTEASSIIVKAGHSDNSTATTSAAPQADAAASAAAWQASTSTNTAADAQQSTTKVGTATPITSNNNNNNKASAVDAKEVKGKTQTFYQVLIDTRDCPHIRAQTEAVTFLGNQDSNRSLYAIPGLDYVAHDDIMPYSSNDKQPLQHELFDKFLTHTPDAEPPFVSQETLKAWQEKNHPWLDMSDVHKETTENVRITVIPFYMGCRETPASSVYWWRYCIRLENLGELSVQLRERHWRIFSLSGTLETVRGRGVVGQEPILSPRLPAFQYSSHVSLQAPSGHMWGTFRLEREDGYSFDCKIPPFSLESKPDDVNAPPVGGASSTRDDSD
- the LOC133839109 gene encoding LOW QUALITY PROTEIN: BRCA1-associated protein (The sequence of the model RefSeq protein was modified relative to this genomic sequence to represent the inferred CDS: deleted 1 base in 1 codon); amino-acid sequence: MDLKTENISLCVIKIEIDLEASAEQEGAVSSEHPTNPRVQKERERDRGLRQARDIVIETYTNQRWTRELSAGAENEATKMNWSAALQQHTTNSPTAGSSRETTPRNGDESKPGATASNFPKEIGYFSGNPIVEVTKGIIHLYKTNERKAIKEAPSNQLCLLAVPATLNCHDLLNFIAPCHAVIRHVRIVRDGSPNQFMVLLEFRSNEAALEFYKSYNGIAYNSLEPDSLCHAVWVSAVERGEHGLPPFGHTELPTCPVCLERMDESVDGVLTILCNHAFHASCLMKWGDSTCPVCRHVQTPELVEDSVCMECEGIDSLWICLICGHVGCGRYQGGHAAAHFRATNHTFAMQLGTSSVWDYAGDNFVHRLFQNKSDGKLVASQTEKDEREDKIDSMQMEFTYLLTAQMETQRKYYEDLIERKEQEWQKDKTSASEKTTEIDELQQTQQAMVKEKQNLERKLAHHGTKLKEMTKQLAEERELSKALQTNQSSWHVKYKTLEKQYNEFKHTHDKEVSELQEQLRDVMFFLDTQQKMANTDLAGASITGITDKEPTSSTRRGNRRKKKDI
- the LOC133836776 gene encoding LOW QUALITY PROTEIN: large ribosomal subunit protein mL44 (The sequence of the model RefSeq protein was modified relative to this genomic sequence to represent the inferred CDS: deleted 2 bases in 2 codons) encodes the protein MAKPMNRTGTVQTCRHIKRWVSPTLRELAHRVQKLGPQKPEPRAGFIEWNYRSELFAFGKRLNEEFQLPLLQTAFTERTYAHQEQERQRKLGIAESDLHTADNVELAAKGAHIAKAYIDAYVQHSLPKVPVIGKKAITSYLLSTETLAHVSTHLGTKDLIFASEYPPSNETLANTLNAVIGALADSSGVERAFLFVRDFICTQLNQKDLLDIWTPEQPLQLLDEVCAQRKLGEPEPRLLGDCGKNTVLSAFHVGIYSNRQLLGKGFGEDVKTATETAAIDALQTLFDLHDNRRPFDFGIQLETKHVRLEA
- the LOC133839117 gene encoding LOW QUALITY PROTEIN: uncharacterized protein LOC133839117 (The sequence of the model RefSeq protein was modified relative to this genomic sequence to represent the inferred CDS: inserted 2 bases in 1 codon), with the protein product MLTACPEELPNPHKNCLREMLNTLICNDQDVKRLNIELRNMQVELKEELRKXNETESKICSSEKKLNNRAEPRVCDSDDPKTEFSKRIINLSEIKHFYTKRCEEIRKRRDNIIIYGRQCMRAYNEEKCKFKSFHENTIDYIKRTATLSQDQQVVQRCERDICEMHKRFVKEVANLKQCESQLQSFFKLLKDSDPNTYCECCCFKDYDWLPQGKKLEAVENVSTELKVKMGKVLVSALAQLHTHMPQDMHGFLAGYLMNVERNEQEVKEKLDIFQDHVEFQEKELPDPTFHCDTDCPKSQ
- the LOC133839112 gene encoding histone deacetylase 3, which produces MTDRRVSYFYNADVGNFHYGAGHPMKPQRLAVTHSLVMNYELHKKMKIYRPYKASAQDMLRFHSDEYIAYLQQVTPQNIQCNSVAYTKYLAHFSVGEDCPVFDGLFDFCAMYTGASLEGAQKLNHNHSDICINWSGGLHHAKKFEASGFCYVNDIVIGILELLKYHPRVLYIDIDVHHGDGVQEAFYLTDRVMTASFHKYGNYFFPGTGDMYELGAESGRYYSVNVPLKEGIDDQSYFQVFKPIISAIMDFYRPTAIVLQCGADSLAGDRLGCFSLSTRGHGECVKFVKELNVPTLVVGGGGYTLRNVARCWTHETSLLVDQEIANDLPPTEYYDFFAPDFTLHPDVNSRQDNANSKQYLELIVKHVYENLKMCQHSPSVQMVQTPPDVDMEELRMREETDPDVRMSQADEDKLVEAKNEFYDGDQDQDKPDSVES
- the LOC133839114 gene encoding SWI/SNF-related matrix-associated actin-dependent regulator of chromatin subfamily B member 1; the protein is MALQTYGDKPVAFQLEEGGEYYYVGSEVGNYMRHFRGILYKKYPGMTRIVLSNEERKRLADSGLSSHILASSVSLLRAVEVDDIMAGNDEKYRAVSVNTSDTPVPRESKSKKQPQYVPTMPNSSHLDAVPQATPINRNRVHTKKVRTFPMCFDDTDPTASLENAAQKECLVPIRLDMELEGQKLRDTFTWNKNESMITPEQFAEVLCDDLDLNPLPFVPAIAQAIRQQIEAFPNDPPILEESCDQRVIVKLNIHVGNTSLVDQVEWDMSEKNNNPEEFAIKLCAELGLGGEFVTAIAYSIRGQLSWHCRTYAFSEAPLSTIDVPFRNPSDADAWAPFLETLTDAEMEKKIRDQDRNTRRMRRLANTTTGW